CAGTAATCGGTACCGGTGCATCGGCGGTGCAACTGATACCCGAAGTCGCAAAGAAAGCAGAGAGTCTGACGGTATTTCAGCGAACTCCAATTTATTGTCTGCCGAAGCCAGACTTCCCCATACCGACGTGGGGTGGAAGGCTTCTACATTTCCTGCCGGGGGCACAATTGGCGACCCGGACCGCCAGCCAGGCGTTCGTGGAAATCACTTTCCCAATCGCCGCTCACTTTCATACGGTGATACCGTTCGCCGATGTCATGGAGAGCGCCGCAAAGCGGTACATGCGGCGTGAGGTCCATGACCCGACGACGAGAGAACAACTCATTCCGCGCTACTCGTTGGGCTGTAAACGACCCAGCTTCCACAATTCCTATCTCGCAACGTACAACCGGTCCAACGTTTCGCTCGAGACGAGCGGCATAACCCATATCGACCATGCATCCGTCCATACTCGAGACGGCAAAGCTCATCCCATTGACGTCTTGATCCTGGCCACCGGCTTCAAAGTGATGGAGTCGGGCAACATGCCAACTTACGTATTGAAGGGACGCGGCGGGCTGGAGCAGGCTACATGGTGGGACGAGCATCGACTGCAGGCCTTCGAAGGGGTGAGCGTCCCGGGATTTCCGAATCATTTCAACATCTTCGGCCCGTACGGCTACAACGGTTCCTCGTACTTCACGCTCATCGAGGCGCAGAGTCGGCACATCGTCCGGTGTCTTCGTCGCGCGCGGGCGCTGGGTGCTAACTGCGTGGAGGTCAAGAAGGAGGCGAACGACCGTTATTTCGCCGAAGTGCTAAGGCGGCGTCACAGACAGGTTTTCTGGCAGCCGAGCTGTTCCAATGCCAACAGCTACTACTTCGACAGGCACGGTGACGTTCCACTCCGTCCATCAACGACTCTGGAGACCTATTGGCGGAGCCGCACCTTTCGCCTCTCGGACTACCGATTCGAGAATCGGCCCGAAGAGGTGTGTCCCCGGTGACCAGAATGGATGCCCCTGACTGGCAGCCCAGTCTTGCCAGTCATCTCGTCGCGATGTCCTCGCGAACCACGCTGCGGCCACTGGCGCAGCTGATGCCATCAAACGCCTACGGACTTGCGGTGATGGATCGCGTGCTTCGAACAGCGCTCGTAGCCTCACGGCCTCGGCGCGGCGTCACAGTGCGCAAGGTTGACACTGTATTCGCCGGAGGCCCCGTTCGTGGGGACTGGATCACCACGCCTGCCATTAATCCGCATGCCAACCCTTTGCTGTACATCCACGGCGGCGCCTATTCTATGTGCTCGCCGGAGACGCACCGCGGTCTTCTTGGTGAACTCGCCTCGGCGAGCGGGCGCCCCATCTTCGCAGTGAAGTATCGTCTTGCCCCGCGGTATCCCTATCCCGCAGCCGCGGACGATGCGCTGAATGCGTATCGCTGGCTTACCAGCGGAGGGTCCCCGGGTTCTTGCCAGCGCACCGTCGCGGTTGCCGGAGATTCAGCGGGCGGTCAGCTCACGATGGCCACGGCCTTGGGCGCACGTGCAGGTGGATTGCCGCTCCCTGATGCGATGCTGCTGATGTCTCCCGTCCTGGATCTCAGGTGCGAACTTGCCAGAGCGCGTGAAATTCGCCGCCGGGATCCTTTTGCCTCCGCTCAATCAGCGGCGCGCGCTCTTGACCTCTACGTAGGTGGCGCAGATCGCGGAGATCCGCGCCTCAGCGTGCTTGACGCGGACCTGACCTCGATGCCGCCGATCCTCATTCAGGTGGGCGGGAGAGAAATGTTGATCGATGACTCGCGCCGTCTCGCCGAGCGACTTCAATCAGCTGGATCCCACGTCGAGATCCAGGTATACCGGGGACAGATCCATGTATTCCAGGCTATGTTCCGGATTCTTCCCGAAGCCCGAGACGCGATTCATCGAGCGGGACGCTTCCTTCGTGTTGACGACGGTCGAAAATTGGGCCAGAAGCGACGGTAAAAGTAGGCCATGTCGTCGTGGTCATTAAGCCGTGTTATCGGCTCTGGCGGAGGGCAGGGTTCGAGGTCAAGATCAGCCAGGCGTGGTTCCTAGCGGCTGGAGACCAGAGCGCCCTACGCCCCTCGATGAACAGCGATTGGCAGATCGCCTGATGGCTGATGGGCGTCCTGAACTACCTGGCCTCTCTCGGCATCGGCGTTCTCGTGTTCCAAACGTGGCTCGGCTACCAAATCGCTTGGCCAGTGCCGCTACTCGCGTTCATCATCCTCGTCGCGGTCGGCGCTGACTACAACATGCTGCTCGTCTCACGACTGCGCGAAGAATCCGACCGCAACATCCGCGTCGGCGTCCTGCGCACCGTCTCCAGCACAGGCTCCGTCATCACCTCAGCCGGACTAATTTTTGCCGCCAGCATGTTCGGCCGTATGGTCGGCTCCATCGCCATTATGATCCAAGTCGGGTTCATCATCGGCTGCGGACTACTGCTGTACACATTCCTGGTCCGTACCCTCACTGTTCCCGCCATCGCCACCCTGCTCCGCGAAGCAAGCTGGTGGCCGCAGCGCACAACACCAAAGCTATAACGCCGACGCACAATGCGTCGCGCCGATTGGGCGATGTGTGAGTAGCTGCAAGCTCTAACTTCGGGCGGTAGCCATCACGAGGTGAAACCAGGCAACGGATAGCGGCCGTTCAGCACATAGTTACCGACCTCAGCGATCTTGTAGGCGACCGGATCGTGCAAGGTATGTGTCC
The sequence above is a segment of the Candidatus Mycobacterium wuenschmannii genome. Coding sequences within it:
- a CDS encoding flavin-containing monooxygenase, coding for MDRKSDRNYEIIIIGAGFSGIGSGISLMKAGFTDFLMVDDADGVGGTWHWNTYPGIAVDIPSFSYQFSYEMRPSWSRTYAHGNELKAYAERCVEKYRLWDHIRFNTTITEACFDENATRWHLTSANGEEFTARFVINCSGVLSRPKWPEIKGVRDFAGVTLHTARWDNAKDLSGKRVAVIGTGASAVQLIPEVAKKAESLTVFQRTPIYCLPKPDFPIPTWGGRLLHFLPGAQLATRTASQAFVEITFPIAAHFHTVIPFADVMESAAKRYMRREVHDPTTREQLIPRYSLGCKRPSFHNSYLATYNRSNVSLETSGITHIDHASVHTRDGKAHPIDVLILATGFKVMESGNMPTYVLKGRGGLEQATWWDEHRLQAFEGVSVPGFPNHFNIFGPYGYNGSSYFTLIEAQSRHIVRCLRRARALGANCVEVKKEANDRYFAEVLRRRHRQVFWQPSCSNANSYYFDRHGDVPLRPSTTLETYWRSRTFRLSDYRFENRPEEVCPR
- a CDS encoding alpha/beta hydrolase, yielding MTRMDAPDWQPSLASHLVAMSSRTTLRPLAQLMPSNAYGLAVMDRVLRTALVASRPRRGVTVRKVDTVFAGGPVRGDWITTPAINPHANPLLYIHGGAYSMCSPETHRGLLGELASASGRPIFAVKYRLAPRYPYPAAADDALNAYRWLTSGGSPGSCQRTVAVAGDSAGGQLTMATALGARAGGLPLPDAMLLMSPVLDLRCELARAREIRRRDPFASAQSAARALDLYVGGADRGDPRLSVLDADLTSMPPILIQVGGREMLIDDSRRLAERLQSAGSHVEIQVYRGQIHVFQAMFRILPEARDAIHRAGRFLRVDDGRKLGQKRR